One Desulfonatronovibrio hydrogenovorans DSM 9292 DNA segment encodes these proteins:
- a CDS encoding ORF6N domain-containing protein, translating to MDMVKFEHVESKVLEIRGVKVILDSDLAELYGVETKRINEAVKNNPDRFPLDYITELSHKEKSELVENFDRFKRLKHSSVPPKAFTEKGLYMLATILKSPKAVQTTFAIIETFAKIREFSRNIKTLSSVQDKAEQQSLMRKSGEIIAEILDDELQTTDTETVVELNFAVLKFKHTIKKKGK from the coding sequence ATGGACATGGTAAAATTCGAGCACGTTGAATCGAAAGTTTTGGAAATCCGGGGTGTCAAGGTCATTTTGGACAGTGATCTGGCGGAACTCTACGGCGTGGAGACCAAACGGATCAACGAGGCTGTCAAGAATAATCCCGACCGCTTTCCTTTGGACTACATCACTGAGCTGTCCCACAAAGAGAAAAGTGAACTGGTCGAAAATTTCGACCGGTTCAAACGCCTTAAGCACTCATCAGTACCGCCCAAGGCTTTTACCGAAAAAGGCCTGTACATGCTGGCCACGATTCTGAAAAGCCCCAAAGCAGTCCAGACAACGTTCGCCATCATTGAAACTTTTGCCAAGATCAGGGAATTCTCCCGGAACATCAAGACCCTTTCCTCTGTTCAGGACAAGGCCGAACAGCAGTCCCTGATGCGTAAAAGCGGAGAAATCATTGCCGAGATTCTTGACGATGAACTCCAGACAACGGATACGGAAACAGTCGTTGAGCTGAACTTCGCGGTGCTCAAGTTCAAGCATACGATCAAGAAGAAAGGTAAATGA
- a CDS encoding glycosyltransferase family 4 protein: MIDQVQSLPGAVALTVVFFSSLCLTLVLSPVSVRVARKMNAIDRPCSRRVHRGCVPRLGGLAMAAAFFPILVFFFRWDSHGAAFICGAGLVFLAGVMDDRSGISPRSKFLLQVAAVSVFMLLSGKTVTNLGDILGTGSIATGWFSPALTIVAMTGVINAFNLSDGLDGLAAGLAGIACIFFIPFAYAQENWNYLVILVALLGTILGFLRFNTHPARLFMGDSGSLLLGFVMACTAVVLTQGQGASAIYDYGPVTALIILSLPVADTLYVMFRRILQGRSPVRPDREHLHHRLLKMGLSHQLTVSSIYALMFGMGILAWFVRPWPEWSQFYLVLGIYGFLYLVLYLVEKLSVNQNRKLTLILRLAPASRIGRKVMGWTSRNSRLLYLIFWSVLFGLCLAAPGLALELKYYIVFTILFGLLFFSWRGNTAKAGINHAVLFFLTYTLILVLNLAFGPGTWFTPAMSVLSGAALVLVGARVMFTRRLRVLWPGSLEILLLGMALTAPIILHYTVYVDQEFRRLMQLAFFQTFPLFLLNRAYLRRNSHFYKKFMVFLVAALVVLMF, translated from the coding sequence GTGATTGACCAGGTCCAGTCCCTGCCTGGCGCAGTTGCCCTGACAGTTGTCTTTTTTTCAAGCCTCTGCCTGACCCTTGTCCTTAGTCCTGTATCGGTCCGGGTGGCTAGAAAAATGAACGCAATTGACAGACCCTGCTCCAGAAGGGTCCATAGGGGCTGCGTTCCCCGCCTGGGCGGTCTGGCCATGGCAGCCGCCTTTTTCCCCATCCTGGTCTTTTTTTTCAGGTGGGACTCCCATGGGGCGGCCTTTATCTGCGGGGCCGGCCTGGTCTTTCTGGCCGGAGTCATGGATGACCGGTCCGGAATATCGCCCAGGAGCAAGTTTCTGCTGCAGGTGGCTGCGGTTAGTGTATTCATGCTTCTCAGCGGCAAAACAGTGACCAATCTGGGGGACATCCTGGGAACAGGCTCCATTGCAACGGGATGGTTCTCTCCTGCGCTGACCATAGTAGCCATGACCGGTGTTATTAATGCCTTTAACCTGTCCGACGGCCTGGACGGCCTGGCTGCGGGTCTGGCCGGCATTGCCTGCATCTTTTTTATTCCCTTTGCCTATGCCCAGGAAAACTGGAATTACCTGGTGATTCTGGTTGCCCTTCTGGGTACAATTCTGGGGTTTCTCCGCTTCAACACCCATCCGGCCAGGCTGTTCATGGGCGATTCAGGGAGCCTTTTGCTCGGTTTTGTCATGGCCTGTACAGCCGTCGTCCTGACTCAGGGGCAGGGGGCATCTGCCATTTATGACTACGGCCCGGTGACCGCCCTGATCATCCTGAGTTTGCCTGTGGCCGATACCCTGTATGTGATGTTCAGGAGGATTCTGCAGGGACGCAGCCCGGTCCGGCCGGACCGGGAACATCTTCATCACCGCCTCCTGAAGATGGGACTCAGCCATCAGCTTACGGTCAGCAGTATCTACGCCCTGATGTTCGGCATGGGCATCCTGGCCTGGTTTGTCAGGCCCTGGCCTGAATGGAGTCAGTTCTACCTGGTGCTGGGCATTTATGGATTTTTGTATCTGGTCCTTTACCTGGTGGAAAAGCTAAGTGTTAATCAGAACAGAAAGCTGACTCTTATTTTGCGGCTTGCCCCGGCATCCAGAATAGGCAGAAAGGTCATGGGCTGGACTTCCCGGAACAGCAGGCTCCTTTATCTGATCTTCTGGAGTGTTTTGTTCGGGTTGTGCCTGGCAGCCCCTGGCCTGGCCCTGGAACTGAAATACTATATTGTCTTCACCATCCTCTTTGGTCTGCTGTTTTTTTCCTGGAGAGGGAACACAGCCAAGGCCGGGATCAATCATGCAGTCCTTTTTTTTCTGACCTACACTCTGATCCTGGTTCTGAATCTTGCATTTGGTCCTGGGACCTGGTTTACCCCGGCAATGTCAGTCCTTTCCGGCGCTGCCCTGGTCCTGGTCGGAGCCAGGGTCATGTTCACCAGGCGACTCAGGGTGCTCTGGCCGGGAAGTCTTGAGATCCTTCTGCTGGGCATGGCCCTGACCGCTCCCATCATCCTGCACTACACAGTATATGTAGACCAGGAATTCAGAAGACTGATGCAGCTTGCCTTTTTTCAGACATTTCCTCTGTTCCTGCTCAACAGGGCATATCTGCGCAGGAATTCTCATTTTTACAAAAAATTCATGGTCTTTCTTGTGGCAGCCCTTGTGGTACTGATGTTCTAG
- a CDS encoding Wzz/FepE/Etk N-terminal domain-containing protein, producing MEKSGTRMTCKENSGPVSYDDEIDLMELVMVLWRRRWLGVMIFVLAVAGAGAYLAAAPRIYEAEARIMIGQIDEKFFAGQSGGVTLMEDGVKLSSRLAESASGLAMEKAFLASAGLEGRSRNNFAIKVQGRDQDQVYQLIQSLLNQTLEEHQDIFDRLIKPHRERLDFVRQQILLVQEMLDSIAEFGSLSGPEATLAYLEKSRLLTELSSLNGLQVNFELGLDPVRAYPSLVLTMPGYPEQPVSPRVHLVLALSMVLGGMLGIFGVFLAEFVSNARKRIKDGP from the coding sequence ATGGAAAAATCGGGAACTCGGATGACATGTAAGGAAAACTCAGGACCAGTCAGTTATGATGATGAAATCGACCTGATGGAGCTGGTCATGGTGTTATGGCGCAGGAGGTGGCTGGGAGTCATGATCTTTGTCCTGGCTGTTGCAGGGGCCGGGGCATACCTGGCTGCTGCGCCCAGGATTTATGAAGCAGAAGCCAGAATCATGATCGGCCAGATTGATGAAAAATTTTTTGCTGGTCAGTCAGGGGGTGTGACCCTGATGGAAGACGGGGTCAAGCTCTCTTCCCGGCTTGCAGAGTCTGCCTCTGGGCTGGCCATGGAAAAGGCTTTTCTGGCTTCTGCCGGTCTGGAAGGCAGAAGCAGGAATAATTTTGCCATCAAGGTGCAGGGAAGGGATCAGGACCAGGTGTATCAGCTGATCCAGAGCTTATTGAATCAGACCCTTGAAGAGCATCAGGATATCTTTGACCGCCTTATAAAGCCTCACAGGGAGAGGCTGGATTTTGTTCGCCAGCAGATCCTGCTGGTCCAGGAAATGCTGGACTCCATTGCTGAGTTTGGATCGCTCTCAGGTCCGGAAGCAACTCTGGCCTACCTGGAAAAGAGCCGTCTGCTAACAGAGCTGAGCAGCCTGAACGGGTTACAGGTGAATTTTGAACTGGGTCTGGATCCAGTTCGCGCTTACCCCAGTCTTGTCCTGACCATGCCGGGTTATCCAGAGCAGCCAGTTAGTCCAAGGGTCCATCTTGTCCTGGCGTTGTCCATGGTTTTAGGCGGGATGCTGGGCATTTTCGGGGTCTTTCTGGCTGAGTTCGTGTCCAATGCCCGAAAGAGAATCAAGGACGGGCCTTAA
- a CDS encoding nucleotide sugar dehydrogenase — protein MKHELLEKLNSGQAKIGIIGLGYVGLPLALRYLEVGYPVLGLDIDQNKVDMILEGQSYIKHIPAQPIARAVQAGTLEVSTDFSRAAEADALILCVPTPLDKHREPDLSYVISSMEEILPHLRHEQVISLESTTYPGTTEEELRPRLEQMGFVVGQNIYLVYSPEREDPGNPDFNTRTIPKVCGGSTVDCLEVGLALYGKVIDRVIPVSSTGTAEAVKLMENIFRSVNIALVNELKTAFMKMDIDIFEVVRAASTKPFGYMPFYPGPGLGGHCIPIDPFYLTWKAREYDVATRFIELAGEINTSMPYFVVQRASEVLNENAKPLKNSRILLMGLAYKANVDDDRESPTYRIMELLEQKGAEVFYNDPFVPVIKPSREYARYAGRKSVPVDISGYDLIILCTAHDQYRDIQATSFKTPVLDTRGFFQEIPGLIFRA, from the coding sequence ATGAAACATGAACTCCTGGAAAAGCTGAACAGCGGTCAGGCCAAGATCGGGATCATCGGCCTGGGTTATGTGGGACTGCCCCTGGCTCTTCGCTACCTGGAAGTGGGATATCCGGTCCTGGGGCTGGACATAGACCAGAACAAGGTGGACATGATCCTGGAGGGTCAGAGCTATATCAAGCACATCCCGGCCCAGCCCATTGCCAGGGCGGTCCAGGCCGGAACCCTTGAGGTCTCCACCGACTTTTCCAGGGCTGCAGAGGCTGACGCCCTGATCCTTTGCGTACCCACCCCCCTGGACAAGCACCGGGAGCCGGATTTAAGTTATGTTATTTCTTCCATGGAGGAGATCCTGCCCCACTTAAGGCATGAACAGGTCATTTCCCTGGAGTCCACCACCTATCCCGGGACCACTGAAGAAGAACTGAGACCCCGGCTGGAGCAGATGGGCTTTGTGGTGGGGCAGAACATCTATCTGGTCTATTCTCCGGAACGCGAGGACCCGGGCAACCCGGACTTCAACACCCGGACCATCCCCAAGGTCTGCGGCGGTTCCACTGTGGACTGCCTGGAAGTGGGCCTGGCCCTGTACGGCAAGGTCATTGACCGGGTCATTCCGGTCTCTTCCACTGGCACGGCAGAAGCAGTCAAGCTCATGGAAAACATTTTCAGAAGCGTGAATATCGCCCTGGTCAATGAGCTTAAGACAGCCTTCATGAAGATGGACATCGACATCTTTGAGGTGGTCAGGGCCGCTTCCACCAAGCCCTTTGGATACATGCCCTTTTATCCTGGACCAGGCCTTGGCGGACATTGTATACCCATTGACCCCTTTTATCTGACCTGGAAGGCCAGGGAGTATGATGTGGCCACCAGGTTCATTGAACTGGCCGGTGAAATCAACACCTCCATGCCCTACTTCGTAGTCCAGAGGGCCTCGGAAGTGCTTAATGAAAATGCAAAACCCCTGAAAAACTCCCGCATTCTGCTCATGGGCCTGGCCTACAAGGCCAATGTAGATGATGACCGTGAGTCCCCCACCTACCGGATCATGGAACTCCTGGAACAAAAGGGAGCAGAAGTCTTCTACAACGACCCCTTTGTCCCGGTAATAAAGCCGTCCAGGGAATACGCCCGTTATGCAGGACGAAAATCCGTGCCTGTGGACATCAGCGGATACGACCTGATCATTCTATGTACTGCCCATGACCAGTACCGGGACATCCAGGCCACCAGTTTCAAGACCCCGGTCCTGGACACCAGAGGCTTTTTCCAGGAAATACCCGGCCTGATCTTCAGGGCCTAG
- the cysC gene encoding adenylyl-sulfate kinase — protein sequence MKCPNTVPYRGNINCSRREDLLNQKSMVLWFTGLSGSGKSTIAHAVEERLHQLGRLTYVFDGDNVRQGLCSDLSFSPEGRAENLRRISEMVKLFLDAGIICLTAFISPLQADRDRCKSLINCAKFFEVYVKCPLEVCEQRDVKGLYKLARQGKIKNYTGISAPYEEPDSPDLILETHNCSLDECVDQVVNFVLNAQDSPGSGNQGQPAEL from the coding sequence TTGAAGTGTCCCAACACCGTCCCTTACCGGGGAAATATCAATTGCAGCCGCAGGGAGGATCTGCTTAACCAGAAAAGCATGGTCCTGTGGTTCACCGGCCTGTCCGGATCAGGCAAATCCACCATTGCCCATGCAGTTGAGGAAAGGCTGCACCAGCTGGGCCGGCTGACCTATGTCTTTGACGGAGACAATGTCCGCCAGGGGCTTTGCAGTGACCTGAGTTTTTCCCCTGAGGGCCGGGCTGAGAACCTGCGCCGCATTTCCGAGATGGTCAAGCTCTTTCTGGATGCCGGAATCATCTGCCTGACCGCCTTTATCTCGCCTTTGCAGGCAGACCGGGACCGCTGCAAAAGCCTGATCAATTGTGCCAAGTTCTTTGAAGTCTATGTCAAATGTCCCCTGGAAGTCTGTGAACAGCGGGATGTCAAAGGACTCTACAAGCTGGCCAGGCAGGGCAAGATTAAAAACTACACCGGCATTTCAGCTCCTTATGAAGAGCCGGATAGCCCGGACCTGATTCTGGAAACCCATAACTGCTCCCTGGATGAGTGCGTGGATCAGGTGGTGAACTTTGTGCTTAACGCCCAGGACAGCCCTGGATCCGGAAATCAGGGGCAGCCAGCCGAACTCTGA
- a CDS encoding hybrid sensor histidine kinase/response regulator — protein MIRDFWKYSRRLSIRTRLSITLVLAVIIPMALVSLGSMHMYVERDREVLHQDLLNSLHKAELVLIRHIRQAETLAQHLATIVRTMPEEEIQGFLDASRDFWFLGLVEVFDRDRALLGRSFAQQAGIDEYFLSRADPLLKEVLELNVQTDLRLLGKGLAVQSAVPVIEPGTMEPVGAVVVTFPVTVRFLQSIKEQVLTDLSIIPLSGQGLMVSTLQDEQGVFVTRFWRDEPDQSALDRNRGPFYKQLAGSQLAVAYSDLKSSQDESLALLAVSLDPSIISQNISQGIRFITLSSMAAFGVALLMGFVTAASFINPLRRLTSSVGSVAQGDLHQRVDINRKDELGELAGAFNEMTSRLEKKHQDLNRAIEEKNRYSARLEENRIRLEEFNRELEETVINRTREILDKNRALKQEVLERQRTEARLAMEKEQLDVTLRSIGDGVIVTDIRARVVLINPAAEEIIGVTKADSEDRDLEEVLQTLDVDAGQPVENPALQALAAGDVVQMAGNTRIIHQDGQEVFVAISCAPIRDFQGDIKGSILIIRDVSGQRKMEQDMLKIQKLESLGLIAGGLAHDFNNILTAIGSHINLARIHLPHGLENTLAKLDQAEKACLRASDLTRQLLTFAKGGAPVRRWVSPGDLVRSSVEFILAGTRVKPDFTLPEDLWMVHVDPGQISQVINNLVLNSVQAMEDGGAIQVQGTNLDLTGTQKDIPLKPGRYVTLSLTDSGEGIPEVNLSKIFDPYFTTRATGTGLGLSIVYSIVKQHDGHVRVWSEQGRGATFTLYLPAGVGPEIQEPGLDDQDMKDTTARVLFMDDEEMIRESVQELLQAEGFEVDVAAHGLEAVEKYEAALNQGRSYQVVIMDLTVPGGMGGLEAMTRLKEMDPGVKAVVSSGYSHDPVMAGYLEYGFVEVLAKPYPLTELIRVIRRVVRDQSSAGCP, from the coding sequence GTGATCAGGGATTTTTGGAAATACTCCAGGAGGCTGTCCATTCGGACCAGGCTGTCCATCACCCTGGTGCTGGCTGTTATCATCCCCATGGCCCTGGTCAGCCTGGGGAGCATGCACATGTATGTAGAGCGGGACCGGGAGGTGCTGCACCAGGACCTGCTCAATTCCCTGCACAAGGCTGAGCTGGTTCTGATCAGGCATATCAGACAGGCTGAAACCCTGGCCCAGCATCTGGCGACAATTGTCAGAACCATGCCTGAGGAAGAGATTCAGGGTTTCCTGGATGCCTCCCGGGATTTCTGGTTTTTGGGCCTGGTGGAAGTGTTTGACAGGGACAGGGCTCTTCTGGGCCGGAGTTTTGCTCAGCAGGCAGGTATTGATGAATATTTTCTGTCCAGGGCTGATCCCTTGCTCAAGGAGGTCCTGGAACTCAATGTCCAGACCGATCTGCGTCTGCTGGGCAAGGGCCTGGCTGTCCAGTCCGCAGTTCCAGTGATTGAGCCCGGGACCATGGAACCCGTGGGAGCGGTGGTGGTCACCTTTCCGGTGACGGTCCGGTTTCTGCAGTCAATCAAGGAGCAGGTTCTGACGGATTTGAGCATCATTCCTCTGTCCGGACAGGGCCTGATGGTCAGCACCCTCCAGGATGAGCAGGGTGTTTTTGTGACCCGGTTCTGGAGGGATGAACCAGATCAGTCTGCCCTGGACCGAAACAGGGGGCCTTTTTACAAACAGCTGGCCGGCAGCCAACTGGCCGTAGCCTATTCAGACCTGAAAAGCAGCCAGGATGAATCCCTGGCCCTGCTGGCTGTAAGCCTGGACCCGTCCATAATCAGCCAGAACATATCTCAAGGAATCAGGTTTATTACCCTGAGTTCCATGGCCGCCTTTGGTGTGGCCCTGCTCATGGGTTTTGTCACAGCCGCTTCATTTATCAACCCGCTAAGAAGATTGACCAGCAGTGTTGGTTCCGTGGCCCAGGGTGATCTGCACCAGAGGGTGGACATCAACAGGAAGGACGAGCTGGGTGAGTTGGCCGGAGCCTTTAATGAAATGACCTCCAGACTGGAAAAAAAGCATCAGGACCTGAACCGGGCCATTGAAGAGAAAAATCGATATTCAGCCAGACTGGAAGAGAACAGGATCAGGCTTGAGGAATTCAACCGGGAGCTTGAAGAAACCGTAATCAACCGGACCCGGGAGATTCTGGATAAAAACAGGGCGCTGAAGCAGGAAGTTCTGGAACGGCAGCGGACAGAGGCCAGGCTGGCCATGGAAAAGGAGCAGCTGGACGTTACCCTGCGCTCCATCGGGGACGGGGTCATAGTCACGGACATCCGGGCCAGGGTGGTGCTGATCAACCCGGCGGCTGAAGAGATCATCGGGGTCACAAAGGCTGACTCAGAAGACCGGGACCTGGAAGAAGTCCTGCAGACCCTGGACGTCGATGCCGGCCAGCCTGTTGAAAACCCGGCCCTTCAGGCCCTGGCCGCAGGCGATGTGGTTCAGATGGCTGGAAACACCAGGATCATCCATCAGGACGGTCAAGAGGTCTTTGTGGCCATCAGTTGTGCCCCTATCAGAGATTTTCAGGGAGATATCAAAGGGAGCATCCTGATCATCAGGGATGTGTCTGGACAGCGCAAAATGGAACAGGACATGCTGAAGATCCAGAAGCTGGAGTCTCTGGGTCTGATTGCCGGGGGACTGGCCCATGACTTCAACAACATCCTCACAGCCATCGGCAGTCACATCAATCTGGCCAGGATTCATCTGCCCCATGGACTGGAAAATACCCTGGCCAAACTTGATCAGGCTGAAAAGGCCTGCTTGCGGGCCAGTGATCTGACCAGGCAGCTTTTGACCTTTGCCAAAGGCGGTGCTCCGGTCAGGCGCTGGGTTTCTCCGGGAGATCTGGTCCGTTCATCAGTAGAGTTCATTCTGGCCGGGACCAGGGTCAAGCCGGATTTCACCCTGCCCGAGGATCTGTGGATGGTTCATGTTGATCCAGGCCAGATCAGCCAGGTTATCAACAATCTGGTCCTTAATTCGGTCCAGGCCATGGAAGATGGCGGAGCCATCCAGGTTCAGGGGACCAATCTGGATCTGACCGGAACCCAAAAGGATATCCCTCTGAAGCCCGGCAGGTATGTGACTCTGTCTCTGACAGACAGTGGTGAGGGTATTCCGGAGGTTAATCTTTCCAAGATATTTGACCCCTATTTCACCACCAGGGCCACTGGCACAGGCCTGGGCCTGTCCATTGTCTACTCCATTGTCAAGCAGCATGACGGCCATGTCCGGGTCTGGTCTGAACAGGGCCGGGGAGCAACCTTTACCCTGTATCTTCCTGCCGGGGTTGGCCCGGAAATCCAGGAACCAGGGCTGGATGACCAGGATATGAAGGATACTACGGCCCGGGTCCTGTTCATGGATGATGAGGAGATGATCAGGGAGTCTGTGCAGGAACTGCTGCAGGCTGAAGGGTTTGAAGTAGATGTGGCAGCCCATGGACTGGAGGCTGTGGAAAAGTATGAAGCAGCCCTGAACCAGGGCCGGTCTTATCAGGTGGTGATCATGGATCTGACGGTCCCGGGGGGTATGGGAGGACTGGAAGCCATGACCAGGCTCAAGGAGATGGATCCGGGGGTCAAGGCAGTGGTATCCAGCGGGTACAGTCATGATCCGGTCATGGCTGGATATCTGGAATACGGCTTTGTGGAGGTCCTGGCCAAACCCTATCCATTGACAGAGCTGATCAGGGTCATCCGCAGGGTGGTCAGGGATCAGAGTTCGGCTGGCTGCCCCTGA
- a CDS encoding ABC transporter substrate-binding protein, translated as MKKNSAVWILCMFLVLPALPVQAGSDPQQTLIMGRSVRPVSLDPALARDRESSQISSHIFETLVRVEDNGTGLEPGLAQSWAVTPEKGSWIFFLRPGVFFHDGTEFDAEAAAFSLARLTDPNHPYFLEDSALEAGIRKNIQRINVLDRLTLLLEFHDPSDSVLSDLAHPGTAMVSPGAVEKHGPDFGSSPVGTGPFRHVHGLDRGEVILEKNPSFWGPAPILDRVVYRFFPDNMDRFLAFKNQDIHVLDGIEPTDMPRLTRLADIRLFTRPGMSTSFLVMNVDRPPLDNILVRRSISRSINKEGLVKYLYQGHGVPASGLLPPSMEGFRQDLEGNGYDPAGARELLMEAGLPGSFKANLWVMDSARPYLPRPVEAARLIKAGLAESGIQVQIMAMDWVSFVQGIVEGRHDLALLGWSPQTGDPVHFLDSNLGPDNTTPGRATNVTFWQSPVMGRLLDQARASLDSGERTQLLYAMQELISQEIPLIPLAHPNLVVAAHGNVTGIIVQPNGILRLHSAAIKPVGE; from the coding sequence TTGAAAAAGAATTCAGCTGTATGGATCCTCTGCATGTTCCTGGTCCTGCCGGCTTTGCCGGTTCAGGCCGGGTCTGATCCCCAGCAGACCCTGATCATGGGCAGGAGCGTCCGGCCCGTCAGCCTGGACCCGGCCCTGGCCAGAGACAGGGAGTCCTCCCAGATCAGCAGCCATATTTTTGAAACCCTGGTCAGGGTTGAGGACAACGGGACAGGGCTGGAGCCGGGGCTGGCCCAGTCCTGGGCTGTCACTCCAGAAAAGGGGAGCTGGATATTTTTTCTGCGGCCGGGAGTTTTTTTTCATGACGGAACAGAGTTTGACGCTGAAGCTGCAGCCTTTTCCCTGGCCAGACTGACAGATCCGAACCATCCTTATTTTCTGGAAGACTCAGCCCTGGAGGCTGGAATCAGAAAAAACATCCAGAGGATCAATGTCCTGGACCGGCTGACTCTGCTCCTGGAGTTCCATGATCCGTCAGACTCGGTGTTAAGCGATCTGGCTCATCCCGGGACTGCCATGGTCAGTCCCGGGGCTGTGGAGAAACATGGCCCGGACTTCGGCTCCAGTCCCGTGGGCACCGGCCCCTTCAGGCATGTCCACGGCCTGGACAGGGGGGAGGTCATCCTGGAAAAAAATCCATCCTTTTGGGGTCCGGCTCCCATCCTGGACCGGGTAGTGTACAGATTTTTTCCGGACAACATGGATCGTTTCCTGGCCTTTAAAAACCAGGATATCCACGTGCTGGACGGAATCGAACCTACAGATATGCCCCGCCTGACCAGGCTGGCGGATATCCGTCTGTTCACCAGACCCGGCATGAGCACATCCTTTCTGGTCATGAATGTTGACAGGCCGCCCCTGGACAATATCCTGGTGCGCAGGTCCATAAGCCGGTCCATCAATAAGGAGGGCCTGGTTAAATACCTTTATCAGGGCCACGGAGTTCCTGCCTCTGGACTGCTTCCCCCGTCCATGGAGGGCTTCCGCCAGGATCTGGAGGGCAACGGGTATGATCCGGCCGGGGCCCGGGAACTCCTGATGGAGGCAGGACTGCCAGGGAGTTTTAAGGCTAATCTGTGGGTCATGGATTCGGCCAGACCGTATCTGCCCAGGCCGGTGGAAGCGGCCAGGCTTATTAAGGCAGGCCTGGCTGAATCCGGAATTCAGGTCCAGATCATGGCCATGGACTGGGTGTCTTTTGTGCAGGGCATAGTTGAAGGCAGGCATGACCTGGCCCTGCTGGGCTGGAGTCCCCAGACAGGGGATCCAGTTCATTTTCTGGATTCAAACCTGGGTCCGGACAATACCACGCCAGGCAGGGCCACCAATGTCACCTTCTGGCAAAGCCCTGTAATGGGAAGACTGCTGGATCAGGCCAGGGCCAGTCTGGACTCGGGGGAACGAACCCAGCTCCTTTACGCCATGCAGGAATTGATCAGCCAGGAAATTCCCCTGATTCCCCTGGCCCATCCCAACCTGGTAGTGGCTGCCCACGGAAACGTGACAGGGATCATTGTCCAGCCCAATGGCATTCTGCGGCTCCATTCTGCAGCAATCAAGCCGGTTGGAGAGTAA